The Planctellipticum variicoloris DNA window CGATCGTCAAGATCCTGAGAAGCTCGATGGCCCGGCCCCAGAGCCACCCGGCCCGAACCCGGCCCTTCCACAGATTGTCCCGACCGGCATGACGACGACTCAGCGAGAACTGGCAGTTTCTATCGTCCAGCGCTTGCGCGAAGCCGGATTTGAAGCACTCTTCGCCGGCGGCTGCGTCCGGGATCTGCTGCTGGGGCGAGATCCCAAGGACTACGACGTCGCCACCACGGCGACCCCCGAGCAGGTGCGCCAGACGTTCGGTTATAAGCGGACGCTGGCGATCGGGGCCAGCTTCGGCGTGATCGCCGTCCTGGGAGCCAAAGGGGTCCCGCCAGTCGAAGTGGCGACATTCCGGACGGAAGGCCCCTACTCGGACGGTCGACGGCCGGAATCGGTCAGCTACTGTTCGCCCGCCGAGGACGCCCTGCGCCGCGATTTCACCATCAACGGCATGTTCTACGATCCCATCGACTGCCGCGTCTTTGACTACGTCGGAGGCGAACGCGACCTGGCGGCGCGGGTCGTCCGCGCCATCGGCGATCCGGCAGCGAGAATGGAAGAGGACAAGCTCCGGCTGCTGCGCGCAGTCCGCTTCGCCGCAGTCCTCGACTTTCAGCTCGATCCGGCCACTGCGGAGGCGGTCCGGCGGATGGCGCCTCAACTCGTCGTCGTCAGCGCGGAACGGATTGCGCAGGAACTGCGGCGAATGCTGATCAATACTCACCGCCGGCGGGCCGTGCAGCTCAGCGAAGAACTCGGCCTGTTGCAGGTAATGCTGCCGGAAGTGCCGATTTCGGCGTTCTGGACAGGCACGCCCCCCCGCGTGCAGACCATGCTGGAACTGCTGGAGCAGCCGTCGTTCGAACTGGCGTTTGCCACGCTGGTGTCGTCCCTGCCTCCCGAACCGACGGTGCGGGGGATGTGCCGGAAGCTGCGGCTGTCGAATCACGAAACGACCAGAATTGTATGGCTGGTCCAGAATCTGACTCTGCTGGATGACGTACTGACGTTTTCGCAGGCTCGGCTCAAACGGACATTGTCCCATCCCGGCGCAGTCGAACTGGTCGCGCTGTCGCGCGTCCGTCGGCTGGTCATGAACGCCGATCTGCAGCCGGTCCTGTTCTGCGAGCAATATCTGCGGGAGACTTCGCCGGACGTGTTGAATCCTCCGCCACTGGTGACCGGCGACGACCTGATCCGGCTCGGCTGGCGCCCGGGACCGGAATTCCGACCTCTGCTCGACCAGGTGCGCGATGCCCAGCTCAATGGGGACCTCGCCACGAAAGCTGACGGGATCGAACTGGCCCGTCGATTGCATCCCCCCGGGGATATTGATAAATCCTAGGGGAATCGTAGTCGGGTGGCCGGGGCTGGAGCGTCTTCGCGAAGCCCCGGCGTTCGAAGTTGCCGGGGCCTCCCTTCCGTCCAGCCCCGGCCGCCCGAACCGTCGACGTCGGATCGCGTGGAATGGTTCAAGCCCGCGGAGGTGCTTCGCGGGCTCTTCTGATTTCCGGGAGCAGCTTCATCGTGTCCAGCAAGGTTCGCATCGCCATCATCGGCGCAGGTCTCGTATCCGACTTCCACCACGTCCCCGGCATTCGCCTCGATTCTCGCTGCGAACTCGCCGCCGTCTGCGATCCCAACGAGGCGCTGCTGGAGCAGCGGAAGAAGGAGTGGGGACCGGCGAAGTACACCACCGACTACGAGAAGATCGCCGCCGACCGCGACATCGACGCGGTCATCATCGCCACGCCGAATTTCACGCACAAAGACATCGCCCTGGCCTGCATCGAAGGGGGCCAGCATGTGGTGGCGGAGAAGCCGCTGGGCGTGAGCTTCGAAGAAGCGCGGCAGATGTATGTGGCGGCCCGCGACAAGGGGGTCCGCCACATGACCGCCTTCACCTATCGCTTCGCCCCGTCGATGCGGTACCTCCGACACTTGCTCAAGTCGGGCGGCTTGGGCGAGCCGCGGCACTTCCGCAGTCAGCGGTTCCTCGATCTCCCCGAAACAAGCTGGGGCTGGCGGCAGTACAAGAAGCTCGCCGGCGCGGGCGACCTGTATGACATGACGATTCACCGGATCGACTTCGCCCAGGACCTGTGCGGCCCGATTGAGAGCGTCTGCGGCGCCGTCAAGACGTTTGTTCCACGCGACAAGACTGCCGACGGGAAGCCCTGCGCTCCGTCAGAAGTCGACGACTGGTCGGCGCTGATCGGCACTTTCAAATCGGGGGCCGTCGGCGTCTGGGAGGGGAGCACCCTGATGAAGGGGCACCACAACAACGGCGTCGGCTTCGAATGGGCCGAGATCAATGGCACCGAAGGCTCCGCGGTCTACCAGCTCGTTGACCCGAACTACATCCTGGTCGGCCGGCATGGCGGTTCGCTGGAGAAGTCACTCGTTCCGGCAGAGTTTCTCAAGCCGGCGGACAGCCCACGGAATCCGGCGGATGGGAAGCCGAGTACGGTCTTCCGCTACGACCTGATGTGGGAATTCGTTTCCGCGATCGTCGAAGGTCGCGACGCTGTCCCCGGATTCGACGACGGAGCCTCGGCCCAGGCGGTGGCCGACGCAGTGCTGCAGTCGTACGCCGAACGACGCTGGGTGGACGTGCCGCAGTCGTTCTGAACCTCGCCGGCGCACAAGGCCGATGGCCTCTTCGCGGCGGACCGGGGAGGGAGCGTTGAACGCGCCCCCCCGGAACTTGTCGGCGGGTTTGTCTCGAATCTGCGTTTGAAGCCAACTTCCCGCGACGCAGCCGCTGTGATCAAAGAAGACGTTGCGTAGCAGGCTCACGCAGCGGGTGAGTTGCGAGTCCGGCCGTCAGACAAACTGTCTAACGGCCGGCAGACCGCGCCAAGCGAGAAATGCGTCGAAACATGGCCATTTCTGCCAAGATCGCAGTTGCCTTCCGTAGTTGTCTCGACAATACTGGGGTTTCCCCAAATCCATCTGTCCACGCACTTCCTGCGATACTCGCAGCGCTCGCCTGTCACGCGTTACGGAAGCCGCATATGAGTTTTCCACGGTCCGTTCGCAAAGGGTTCACCCTGATCGAACTTCTCGTGGTCATCGCCATTATCGCGGTCTTGATTGCACTGCTGCTGCCTGCCGTTCAGCAGGCGCGCGAAGCCGCCCGCCGCACACAGTGCCGGAATAATCTCAAACAACTGGGACTGGCGTTTCACAATTACCACGACACGTTCCGTTGCTTCCCGATTGGCGCGCTGTACGGGATCGGCCCATTCGGGCCGGTGTTTCCCGGGATCGGGACATCGTATTACGCGCGCCTGCTTCCCTATCTCGATCAGGCGCCACTCTACAACCGCTTGACGTTCAGCGGCGGATATCCGGGCTGGCCGGCCGCTGCACTTTGGGATCCTGGTGCAGCCATCAACAAGCCGGCCGTCAACGGTGTCGTCCTGCCCCCGCTCGTCTGCCCCTCGTCGCCGCTCCCCTCATCGATCCTCGACGGAGTCGGGGGAGCCGTCCAGACGGTTCCGTGCTACGTGGGAATCAGCGGGGCCGTTGACGAGGACAAGACCAGCGCGGCCACGCCAGCCGTCGACACCGACCAGTTCGTCGAATCGCGACAGCGGTCGGGGGCCGACTGCTGCTCCCCCAACGCAATGAACGGCATGCACGCAGCCGGCGGCCTGCTCACGGCCAACGAGTCGCATACGATCGGCAGTGCGACTGACGGCAGTTCCAGCACGCTGCTGCTGGGCGAGATTTCCGATGCGATGGTCGATCTGACCGGAGCTCGGCGCGACGTTCGCGGCGGCGTGCCGCATGGATGGCTGGGGGGGACCAGCGGTGCGGGTGTCGTGGCGAACTGGAGCGGCCCGATCGCACGGAAGTTCAACCTGACAACGATCCGCTATGCCCCGGGGACCCGGACATTCAATCTCCCTGGAGTCTACGACAATTACGGCCCCAATAATCCGTTGATTTCAGCCCACACTGGCGGAGTTCATGCGTTATTCGCAGACGGTCACGTGGCGTTTCTCAGCAACAACTTGTTTCTGCCAAACCTGAAGGCGCTGGCCACGCGCGACGACGGCGTGACGACGGGAAGCGATTGACCGCCCCCGGCGAACTCTCGAATTCCTGACAACGGATCGGTGAAAGTCTCGCAATGACCGCGCAGCCGGAAGCCGCTGATGACGCCTCCCACTGCGGATCGAAGCGAGAATTCGGACTTTGGAGGCGGCTGACTGGCCTTGCTCTCGCATTGGGCATCTCCAGCGCAATACTGTCAGGCTGCAACGGCGGCCCGCGCGCCGGTGGCCCGACCGGGACGGTCACCGGCCGCGTGACCATCGGCGGACAGCCGCTCGAGGAGCAGGTGGTCGTCACATTCCTGGGCCAGGACGGCTCGCCGGCTACGGCGCTGACGGCTCCGGACGGTCGCTACGAGCTGACGATCCTCACGTCGAGATCCATTCCGGTCGGCCACTACAAAATCGGGATTTCGCCCTACGACCCGACCGAGTCGGCGGCTTCCGCGCCAGTGGACCCGCGACAAGTTCTCGACGTCAAAACCGGCGCCCCGACGGCCAGAACGCAATGGAATTCTCAAGTCCCCGCCAGATACGGCAATCCCGCAACGAGCGGACTCGAACGGGATGTCAGCGCGGGACAGAATTCGATCGACATTGATATTGACGAGTGACAGTGCGGACCGTCAACAGGCTTGTCCACGCGACAAAAAATCCGGTTGGGATCCCCCGAGCTCGGTCCAAAGCTGAAGATGATTGCCGCGGTTCAAGCCTTTCGACTTTCGGACGCTTGGCACTCCTCCGGAGAGATCTTTGACGTAGGGACGCAAGAATAGTCCCACCGGCCTCGAATGTGCCGGGATCAGAGGCGATGAACACGTTCCACGGTTTACCAGTCTTTCGAGACGAGCTAAAGTCTGATTGATCAGCAGGCGGAGCGCTGTACGAAGCCTCTGATGCTGAAAGTGCGTCTCAACCCGGTGGACGAAGGGACGAGCCTGGTCTTCGGCCACGACCTGATGTGGAGATTGGCATTCGCGATCGTCGAAGGTCGGGACGCGGTGCCGAAATTCGATGGCAGAATCTCGGCCCAGGCGTTGGCGGATGCCGTGCCCCAGTCGTATGCCGGCGCGGGGCGCACCTGCCGTAGCCAACCTGAGTCAGATCGTAACGGACAAGTTGCGGAATCAGACCCTTCGAGCAGAGCAGGGGGATTGTCGAATGCGAATGCTGACCGGGGCTATCTTACTGCTGACAGCCGAGCAGGCATTTGCCCATGCGCACCTGATCGGATTTCCGCACGAGCTCTTTGTGCGTGAGGTGCTCTATCCGGCGAGCCTGCTTCTCGGTTGCTGCGGGGGGGGCGTACTGGTTTGGGGGCTGCTAACGGACCGCCCCTCGTCCATTGGGGGGGCGCCGGTGCCGGAGAGAATCGCCAGCGATCACGGGTGATCACTGGAATGTGCGGCGATTCCCACAAGTTCGTATTGATTTGTCGCGAAGATCGAAGCATACTCGCCGTGCGATCCTGCTGCTCGATATCTGTACTGAATCGTCAAGATTCACCCATTTTCAAGTCTCGGCGGAGCCGTTCGGCGTCCCCGCC harbors:
- a CDS encoding CCA tRNA nucleotidyltransferase — encoded protein: MTTTQRELAVSIVQRLREAGFEALFAGGCVRDLLLGRDPKDYDVATTATPEQVRQTFGYKRTLAIGASFGVIAVLGAKGVPPVEVATFRTEGPYSDGRRPESVSYCSPAEDALRRDFTINGMFYDPIDCRVFDYVGGERDLAARVVRAIGDPAARMEEDKLRLLRAVRFAAVLDFQLDPATAEAVRRMAPQLVVVSAERIAQELRRMLINTHRRRAVQLSEELGLLQVMLPEVPISAFWTGTPPRVQTMLELLEQPSFELAFATLVSSLPPEPTVRGMCRKLRLSNHETTRIVWLVQNLTLLDDVLTFSQARLKRTLSHPGAVELVALSRVRRLVMNADLQPVLFCEQYLRETSPDVLNPPPLVTGDDLIRLGWRPGPEFRPLLDQVRDAQLNGDLATKADGIELARRLHPPGDIDKS
- a CDS encoding Gfo/Idh/MocA family protein, producing MSSKVRIAIIGAGLVSDFHHVPGIRLDSRCELAAVCDPNEALLEQRKKEWGPAKYTTDYEKIAADRDIDAVIIATPNFTHKDIALACIEGGQHVVAEKPLGVSFEEARQMYVAARDKGVRHMTAFTYRFAPSMRYLRHLLKSGGLGEPRHFRSQRFLDLPETSWGWRQYKKLAGAGDLYDMTIHRIDFAQDLCGPIESVCGAVKTFVPRDKTADGKPCAPSEVDDWSALIGTFKSGAVGVWEGSTLMKGHHNNGVGFEWAEINGTEGSAVYQLVDPNYILVGRHGGSLEKSLVPAEFLKPADSPRNPADGKPSTVFRYDLMWEFVSAIVEGRDAVPGFDDGASAQAVADAVLQSYAERRWVDVPQSF
- a CDS encoding DUF1559 domain-containing protein, translated to MSFPRSVRKGFTLIELLVVIAIIAVLIALLLPAVQQAREAARRTQCRNNLKQLGLAFHNYHDTFRCFPIGALYGIGPFGPVFPGIGTSYYARLLPYLDQAPLYNRLTFSGGYPGWPAAALWDPGAAINKPAVNGVVLPPLVCPSSPLPSSILDGVGGAVQTVPCYVGISGAVDEDKTSAATPAVDTDQFVESRQRSGADCCSPNAMNGMHAAGGLLTANESHTIGSATDGSSSTLLLGEISDAMVDLTGARRDVRGGVPHGWLGGTSGAGVVANWSGPIARKFNLTTIRYAPGTRTFNLPGVYDNYGPNNPLISAHTGGVHALFADGHVAFLSNNLFLPNLKALATRDDGVTTGSD